GTCGAGCAGGTGCACGGCCTGGTCCCAAGCCGTCGCGCGGTCGACCGGACGGTGCAGCCGGATCGCCTCGACGATCTGGCTGCCGATGCTCAGCACCGGGTTGAGCGCCGACAGCGGCTCCTGGAAGATCATCGAGATGCGGTTGCCGCGCAGCGCGCGGATGCCGGCTTCGGGCAGCGTCACGAGGTCGGTGCCGTCGAAGACGATGCGCCCGCCCGCGATGCGACCTTGCGTGCGCGGGATCAGCCGCAGGATCGAATAGGCGGTGACGGACTTGCCGCTGCCGCTTTCGCCGACCAGCGCGACGGTCTCGCCGCGGTCGACGCTCAGCGAGACGCCGTCCACCGCCTTCACCACGCCGGCGCGGGTGTCGAACCAGGTCTGCAGGTCATGGATGTCGAGCAGGGCCATGCGCCTACCTCCGCCGCAGGTGCGGGTTCATGGCGTCGTTCAGCCCTTCGCCCAGCAGATTGAAGGCCAGCACCGTGACGACGATCGCCAGGCCCGGCAGGCCGCAGATGTACCAGGCATCGGTGACCTGCTCGCGGCCGCTGCCGATGATGGTGCCCCAGCTCATCACGTTGGGGTCGCCCAGGCCGAGGAAGGCCAGTGCCGCTTCGGTCTGGATCGCATGCGCCACGGCCAGGGTCGACACCACGATCACCGGCGGCAGTGCGTTCGGCAGGATCTGCGTGAGGATCAGCCGCGCATGGCTCATGCCCGCGGTGCGCCCGGCCAACACGAACTCGCGCTCGCGCAGCTGCAGGAACTGCGAGCGCACCAGCCGCGCGGTGGGCGGCCACGACACGATGCCGATGGCGAACACCACGGTCGCCACCGACGGCTTGAAGAGCGCGACCAGCACAACGGCCAGCACGAAGCTCGGCACGGTCTGGAACACCTCGATCACGCGCAGCAGCACCGCGTCGACCCGGCCCCGGTAGTAGCCGGCCAGCGCGCCGATGGTGATGCCGACGAAGGCCGAGATGAAGGTGCCGACCAGCCCGATCAGCAGCGAGACGCCGGCGCCCGACACCAGCCCGGTCGCCAGGTCGCGGCCCATGAAGTCGGTGCCCAGCGGATGCTCGGCGTCCTCGCCGGGCCACAGCATCGGCGCACCGGCCATGTCCCACGGGTCGCCGGGAAAGAACCAGCGGCCGACCGTCGCGGTCGCGACCACGAGCAGCATGAGCACCAGCCCGACCAGCGCCGGACGGTTGCGTGCGACCTCGCGGGCGAAGCCTGCCGCGCGCGCGAGGCGACCGCCGTCGTAGCGGACGGGCGTCACGGCGCCGTGCGTGCCATTCACCAGGACCGGCTTCATGCGTGTGCTCCGGCGGATGCGAGCTGCACGCGCGGGTCGAGCCAGGCGTAGAGCACGTCCACGAGGATGTTGATGAGCGTCACGAGGATCGAACTCAGCAGCAGGATCCCCAGCAGCAGGTTGAAGTCGCGCGCCAGGATCGCCTCGAAGGCCAGGCGGCCGAGCCCCGGCCAGCTGAAGACCGACTCGACCAGCACCGCGCCGCTCAGCAGCGACGCGATCTGGAAGCCCAGCATGGTCACCAGCGGCAGCAAGGCGTTGCGCAGCGTGTGCACGAGCGTGATGCGCGTCTCGCCAGCGCCCTTGGCGCGGGCGGTTCGGATGAAGTCGGCGCCGTACAACTCCAGCATCGCGCTGCGCACCAGCTTGGCGTAGACCGCCAGGTAGAAGGTCGCGAGCGTCACCGCCGGCAGCACCGCATGGCGTGCGACGTCGACCACCCAGGCGAAGCCGGTGTGGTTCGCGCTGATGTCCACCATGCCGCCAGAAGGCAGCCAGCCCAGCCGCGCCGAGAACAGCACGATCGCCATCAGCCCGAGCCAGAAAGTCGGCATCGCATACGCGGCCAGCACGAAGAGCGAGGCGAGGTTGTCGACCCAGGTGTGCACCTTCAAGGCCGACAGCACGCCCAGCGTGACGCCGAGCACCAGCGCGATGACGATGGCCGCGACCATCAGCAGCAGCGTGGCCGGCAGCCGGTCGACCACCAGGTCAAACACCGGCATGTTCTGGCGGAACGAGAAGCCGAGGTCGAGCGTGGCGATGTTCCAGAGGTAGTGGCCCAACTGCAGGTACAGCGGCTGATCGAGCCCGAAGCTCGCGCGCAGCTGCGCCATGTACTCGGGCGTGGCGGCGCCGGCCTCCCCGGCCATCACGTCGACCACGTCGCCCGGCGCGACCTGCAGGATCAGGAAGTTGAGCAGCGCGATGCCGAACACCACCGGCAGCACCTGCAGCAGCCGCTTCTTGAGGAAGCCCCAGAGCGGGGACGCCGTGCGCCGGCTCATTTCTTCGCGTCGAGCCAGGCGTCGCCGTACGACGCGAAGAGGCCGTCGCCCTGCAGCACCTGCTTGTGCAGGCGCGCGGTCGACACCGTGACCCAAGTCTGCTCAACCAGGTCGAGCACCGGCAGGTCTTCCTGCACGATCTGCTGCCATTCCTTGATGAGCGCCTTGCGCTTGGCCACGTCGGCCTCGCCGCCGGCGGCTTCCATGATGCGGTCGAGCGCGGGGTTGGAATAGCCCGAGCCGTTGGTCCACGGCGCGCCCTTGACGATGTTTTGGGTCCAGAACAGCCGCTGTACGCCCAGCGTCGGGTCGGGCAGGCGGTGCAGGCTGGAGATCATCAGGTCGTAGTCCTGGTCGTTGAAGATGCGGCGCAGGTAGGTGGCAGTGTCGCCCCCGCGCAGTTCCACGTCGACGCCCACGCGCGCCAGCGACTGCTTGATGAATTCCGCCGGGCGCGTCGCCGTGACGCCGCCGCCGGCGTCGAAGTCCAGCGTGATCTTCAGCCGCTTGCCATCCTTGCCCGGCTTCAATCCCGCCTCGTCCAGCAGCGCCGCCGCCTTCTTGAGGTCGTAGGGGTACTGGCGCGTTTCGGGCGAGTAGTAGTTGACGACCGACGACGGCACCGGGCCGGTCGCCGGCTTGCCGTAGCCGAGGAACACCACCTTGAGCAGCGCATTGCGGTCGACGGCATGCGCGAAGGCCTGGCGCACGCGCTTGTCCGACAGGGCCGGCCGGCGCACGTTGAACTGGGTGAGGAAGATGGTCGCGAGGTAGCGGCCGTCGTCCAGGTTGATCGTGTACTTCGCCTTGTCGCTGAACTTGTTGAGGTTCGACAACGGGATGCTCGAGCCGAGCGCCACGTCGAGCTCGCCGGCCTCCAGCGCCACAGTGCGCGCGGCCGCGTCGGGAATGAACTTGAACACCACGCCGTCGAGGTAGGGCTGCTGCTCGCCGCCCGGCCCACGGCCCCAGTAGTTCGGGTTGCGCTCCAGCCGCACGTGGCTGCCCTTGACCCATTCCTTGAAGACGAAGGGGCCGGTGCCCACCGGCGCGTTGTTCGCCGGGTTCTTCAGCACGTCGGTGCCTTCGTAGAGGTGCTTCGGCAGCACCTGCGCACCGTAGGTGTTGATGTAGTTGAGCAGGTACGGCGCGGGCGACGACAGGCGCACGATCACCGTGTGCGGGTCGGGCGTGTCGACGGCGGTCACGTTGGCGAAGGCGGCGCGGCCGAAGGGATGCAGCGGTTTCCACACCTCCAGCAGCGTGTACTTCACGTCGGCCGCGGAGAAGTCCTTGCCATCGTGCCACTTCACGCCCTTGCGCAGATGGAAGGTCACGGTCAGCCCGTCGGGCGCGACCTCCCACGAGGTCGCGAGCTCGGGCACCGGCTGCAACTTCAGGTCGTAGCTCACCAGCCCTTCGAGCACCTTGCTCGACACCTGGCCGATGTTCATCGTGGTGATGAAGGCCGAGGTCAGCAGCGTCGGCTCGGGCGAGACCGCGACGTTGAGGATGCCGCCGCGCACCGGCTTCGTGCCGGTGGTCTGCGCGAAGGCCGAAAGGGCGAACAGGCTGTCGGCCAGCGCGATGGCGCCCAGCGTGGCCGTGGAATGGATGAAGTGTCGTCGGTTCGAATGCATCGGAAATTGTTCGCAGAGAGAAAGAGGAAGGTGCGTGGCGCTCAGTCGGCCGACAGGAGATAGGCGTCGGCCAGCGAGGCATAGAGTCCGTCGCCCTGTGCCCGCACCTTGCGGTAGCGGCTGCTGGAGACGGTGGTCCAGTCGAGCTCGATCAGGTCGAGGATCGGTACCTCTTCCTGCACGATGGCCTGCCATTCGTCGACGAGGCTGCGGCGTTTGGCCGGGTCGAGCTCGACGGCAGCCGCTTCCATCACCCGGTCGAGTTCGGGGTTGACGTAGCCGGCGCCGTTGGTCCACGGCACGCCCTTGGCGATGTTCTTGCTCCAGTACCAGCGCTGCACGCCCAGGCTGGGGTCCGGCAGGTTGTGCAGGCTGGTGAGGAACAAGTCGTAGTCGGCATCGCCGAACACGCGGCGTATGTAGACGCCGGCGTCGGACGCGCGCAGTTCGAGGTCGACACCCACCCGGCCGTAGTACTGCTTCATGAACTCGGCAGTCCGCGTGGCTTCGAGCGAGCCGCTGCCGTAGTCGAGCGTCAGCTTCAGCCGCTTGCCGTCCGCCTTGCGCGGGAGGCCGGCGGCGTCGAGCAGCGCCTCGGCCTGCTTCGGGTCGTGCCTGTACTGGCGGCCCTTGGCGCTGTGGAAGGCCGGCACCGTCGACGGGATCGAACTGCTCGCGACCTTGCCGTAGCCACCGAACACCACGCGCAGCAACGCCTCGCGGTCCAGCGCATACATGAGCGCCTGCCGCACCCGCTTGTCGGCCAGCGCGGGCTTGCGCACGTTGACCGTGGCCAGCTGGATCGATGCGAGGTAGCTGCCGTCGGTCGTGTTGATGGCGAACTTCTTCTTGTCCGAGAACTGCTTGAGGTTCGACACCGGGATGTTCGAGGCCAGCGCCACCTGCACCTCGCCGCTGGCCAGCGCGACCGAGCGCGCGGCGGCATCGGGGATGAACTTGAACACCACGCCGTCGAGGTACGGCAGCCCGGGGCGCCAGTAGTTCGGGTTGCGCTCCAGTGCGATGTGACTGCCGCGCACCCATTCCTTGAAGCGGAACGGGCCGGTGCCGATGGGCGCCGTGTTCGCGGGGTTCTTGAGGAGGTCGGTGCCTTCGTAGAGGTGCTTGGGCACGACCTGCGCGCCGTACACGTTCAGGAAGCTCAGCAGGTAGGGCGTCGGCCGCGACAGCCGCAGGATGGCGGTGTGCGCGTCGGGCGTATCGACCGCCTGCACCGACGCGTAGGCCAACCGGCCGCCGGGGTGAATCTTCTGCCACACGTTGAGCAGCGAGAAGGCCACGTCGGCCGAGGTGAAGTCGTGCCCGTCGTGCCACTTCACGCCGCGGCGCAGGCGCAGCGTGAGCGACAGGCCGTCCGGCGCGAAGGCCCACGACTCGGCCAGCTCGGGTTGCGGCTGCAGCTTGTCGTCGAACCACACCAGGCCCTCGCTGATCTTGCCCGCGATCATCGTGACCTGCATGGTCGTGAGGAAGGCGGCGGTGATGATCTGCGGCTCCGGCGCCAGCGAGATCACCAAGGCGCCGCCGCGTTGTGGCGACGCCGACTGCGGCTGCTGCGCGTGGCCCGTGCCGAGCATGGGCAAGGTGGCAGCAGCGAGGCTGCCCTGCAGCAACAGACGCCGATTCAATGAGGACACCATGGCGGTCGAAATCTCCGTGGACATGCTGAGCCCACCGGGACAGCGATCGAATGAAAGCGCCGAAGGTTAGGGGCTGCGCGTGTGCCGCCCAAGCAACAAAAACGAGAATCGATATGCGGACGCCATACGCACGCGCCAGCGCATAAGCAAGCACGCAAAGCTTCGTTGGCCGTGCGCCGCCCTGCGCTTAGAGTGCGCTCCCGGCCGGCTCACCCCGGCATCCCTCGCTCGTTCCTCAAACGCTCTCAGGCGCCCCATCTGTCGGAGTTCTCCTTGCGCTTCCTTTCGTCCCGCCCTCCTTCCAGCCGCCGGCCTTCGCGCCTGGCACTCGCCCTCGTCTCGTGGCTGGTCGCCGGCGCGGCGCAGGCGGCAGACCTCAGCGTCGGCTTCATGCCCGGGCCCTACCGCGATGCGTTTGCGAAGGGCATCGAGCCGCTGCTCAAGCAGCAGGGCTACACGGTCAAGTACGTCGAGTTCAGCCAGGGCGTGCAGCCCAACGATGCGGTCGAGCGCGGCCAGATCGACGCCAACATCTTTCAGCACACGCTCTACCTGGAAGCGACCAACCAACGACAGGGCTTCAACCTGGTGCCGATCGTGAACGTGCCGACGCCGCCGATGGGCCTCTATTCGCAGCGCTACAAGTCGCTCGCCGCCGTGCCCGACGGCGCCACCGTCACGCTGCCGTCGGACCCGGTGAACGCGACGCGCGCGCTCAACCTCCTGGCGGCCCTCGGCTGGCTGCAGCTCAAGCCGAACGTGAATCCGTTGAGCGTGTCGGAGCGCGACGTGACCGCCAACCCGAAGCGCCTGAAGCTGGTCCCGATCGAGGCCGCACAGGCACCGCGCTCGCTGGCCGACGCCGACGTGGTCGCGGTGCAGGGCAACTTCGCGGTGGCCTCGGGCCTCAAGCTGACCGATGCGCTCAAGCTGGAAGACATGACGCAGCCCTACGTCAACGTGGTCGCCGTCAAGCGCGGCAACGAGAACGCGCCCTTCGCCAAGGACATCGTGCGGGCGTACCAGTCGGCCGAGTTCCAGGCCTTCTTCAAGGCCAACCCGGTGTGGGCCGGCTACCGGCTGCCGGACTACTTCGGCAAGTAGGCGGCGGCCAGCGGCGTCATCGCGCGGACGCCGCGGATGGCGCCCCGCGCCCGCAGGCCAGCGCCGCCAGCGCCAACAGCAACGCGGCCGCGCCGTACACCCACAGCGACGACACCACCGGCAGCACCAGCCCGGCCACCAGTGGGCCGGTGCCGGCGCCGATGTCGCGCCACACCGAGCGTGCGGCCAGCGCCTGCACGCGGCCGGAGCCCGGATGGCGATGCGCCACGATGGGGGCGAGCAGCGGCAGTTGCAGGGCGCGCAGCACGACGATCGCTGCAGCGCAGCTCCAGAGCCACCCGGTACCGAAACCCAGCAGCGCGACCGCGGTGATCAACGACAGCACGACGAGCAGCCGCTCCGCGCCCCAACGCTGCGCCATGCGGCCGCCCACCGGGCTCAGCACGATCTCTGCGCCATAGCGCATTGCGAGCAGCACGCCGGCCGCGACGACCGCGCTGCCGGGCAGCAGGTCCTTGCCGAGGAAGGACAGACCGATGATGAACAGGCCGTCGAGCGTGAAGCCCTCGAGAAAGGACCATGTGTCCAGCGCGTTGGGGCGACGCGGACGCGGGCGCGACGGCCCGAGCGTCGGGTGCGGCACGCTGGGCAGCCGGCGCGTGGCGAACAGGCCGCCCAGCGCGACGAGGGCCAGCAGGACAAAGATCGGCCGCGGCCCCGCGGCTTGGGCGAGCACCGCCCCGGCAGGCAAGGCGAGCACGGGCCCGAGGGCGATGAAGGCGCGCGAGCGGCCCGAACGCAGCGCGGCCCCCACCGGCTCGGCCGTCGCGAGTGCCTGCGTGGCCAGGTTGAGCGCCGCGAAGCACAGGCCCCACACGAGCCGCAGGGGCAACAAGGCCCAGAAGCCCGAGAGCGTGGCGTAGCCGAGTGCGCAGAAGGCGGCGGCGACCACGGCCAGGGTGCAGGTCGGCCGGTCGCCGTGACGGGCATAGAAACGCGCCACCCAGCCATAGCCGGCGATGCGCACCAGCCGATTGGCCGCGAGCAGCAGTCCGACTTCCGCCAGCGTGACGCCGAAAGCCGCGCCGTACATCGGCAGCAGGAGATAGAGCACCGTGTCGCCGGGGAGCGTGGCGCCCAGGGCGATGGCGGCGTGCCTTGAATCGCGATCGGCGGCCGTGATGGATGCGGGAGAGGCAGGAGGCCGGGACGATGACATGGCACGCATGGTGCGCCGCACCGGCGCCCGTCGACAAACGACATCGACGGGCGGGTATGCGTGCAAAAATCTCACACATGCCGCCACCCCTCCCCCCGCTCCACGCCGTGCGCGCCTTCGTGGTCGCGGCGCGCCACCAGAGCTTCACGCGGGCGGCGGTGGAACTGCACGTGACGCACGGCGCGGTGAGCCGGCAGGTCAAGGCGCTGGAAACCCACCTGGGCGTGCCGCTGTTCGAACGGCTCACGCGGCAGGTCGTGCTCACGGCGGACGGCCAGGCCTTCTTCGCCGACGCGGCGGCGGCGCTGGCGCAGATCGGCGCCGCGGCGACCGCGCTCAGGGCGCGCGCGCCGGCACGCGCGGTGCGCATCAATGTGCGGCCCTCGTTCGCGGTGCGCTGGCTGATTCCGCGCCTTCCGGCCTTCGTTGCCCAGTACCCGGGCATCGAACCGCAGGTCGTGACCAGCACCGCCGTGCCGTCCAAAGCGGTCGACGGGTTCGACGTGGCCATCCGGCGCGGGCTCCAGGGCTGGCCGCCCTCGATCCAGGTCAAGCCCTTCCTGGACGACGAGGTGCAGGTGGTCGGCGCACCCGCTCTGTTCAACACGCAGGGTGTGGACGCGCCGACTGCGCTGGCGGCGCACGTGCTGCTGTCGGCCCGCACCCGCAAGAGCGACTGGGACGACTGGCAGCGCGCGGCCGGCCTCGTGCGCCTCAAGCCTGCCGGGCGGCTGCAGTTCGATCATCTGCACCTCGTGCTGCAGGCCGCGCTCGACGGCCTGGGGGTGGCGATGGGGCCGACCTCCCTGGTCGCACAGGATCTGGCCCAGGGTCGCCTGCTGTCGCCGCTGCCGCACCTGCGGATGCCGCTGGAACGCTACTACTACGGGCTCGCGCTGGACGCCAGGCCCGAGGCGCAGTTCTTCACCGACTGGCTGGAAGACACGCGGCGTGCCGGCCCCTGAATGGCGCGGCCGGTCGGCATAGGAAACGATGCCCGTCGGTCCGATCGTCAGCGCGCGTCGCGCCGTCCCAGCACCAGTTCGCCACCGGTCGTGTTGAAGGTGATGGTCGGCGCGCTGAAGTCGCTCAGCGGTGCCCCCAGGCCGATTTCGCCGCTGCCGTGCAGCACGCACTCGTCACGTCGCAACGCGATTTCGCCGCTGACACCGGCGCTGCCGTGGAAGCGGACCCAGGTCCCGTAGGTGCTGACGTCGACCAGCACGCAACTGCCCTGCCGCGCCTCGATGCGGGCGTGCAGGCGGGAGACGCGGGGATCGTTCACCACGAACTGCGCTTCGTCCACGCGGCCCAGATGAATCGGCAGGTCTGCGGCACTGAACAGCGCGCGCACGTCGAGCCAGGACAATTCGATCTGTCCGAACGACGAATCCACGGCCCGGTTCGTCTGAGCCAGGGTGGCCGGCATCGTGAGGAATTCCGACATCTCCTCCTGCCAGTCGATACGGTGCACGATGGGGGTCTCGTTCTTGCCGCGAATCGTGATCGGACCGAGGTTGCGGTGCCGCACCTCGCCTTCCTTCAATTGCTCGACCACCGATTCGGTGACCCAGATCTGCCCGGGGCCGGCCAGGTCGCTCAGACGCGACGCGAGGTTGACGGCGTCGCCGTAGCAATCACCGTCCACTTCCAGCACGTCGCCGCTGGCCACGCCGATCTGAAGATCCATGCGCAAGGCCGCGGGCCAGGCCTGGAGGCGCTTCTGGTGGTTGCGCTGCAATTCGAGAACGGCGGCCGTGGCGATGTCACCCGCCGGAAAAATCGCCAGGACGCCGTCGCCCAGCATCTTGACGACCCGGCCACCGTGCGCCTCGCACACGCCGCCGATCCACTGGGTCAGGCGCGTGACGGTGTCCGTCGCGCGCGCATTGCCCATGGCCTCGAAAACCCGAGTGCTTCCCGTCAAGTCCGCGAAAACGACCGTTGAATTGGCGCCCATGTTGTGCAGTTTTTCGTAGCAATCGCTGATTGATTATGGCAAAGCAATTGCTTTCCATCGTGGTGCGCTGGAACTTTCTCCTGGAGCCGCCGCACTGGCGCGCCGATTTGACAAACCGTCAACGGTGTCCGCACAAGCTTGCTGGTGTGCTCCCAAAAGATCGCCACGCAACGATAAGCCAGAGGTATTCATTTCGAGAACCGACTTGAGCAAAAGCGTGAAGTATGTTGTTTTAAAACATGTTTAATTGTTTCTTTGCTTGTGGGGGGCATGGCCTCCCTATAACGTAGTAGGCATCGATGGCTCCAGGCATCCTGCCTCTGCTCCATGTCTCCCAGCAGTCTTCTTCGTCTACTGTCGTTTCCAGGTCTCAGCTTTCGCCGGTCGACCGACCGTCAGCTGGTCCAGATCCGTACGTCGATGCTGTCCTTGCTGGAGGCCCGTCCGGGAAACACCGTGCACCGCGTGGCACAACGCGTGCGTTTCGCCGACGACCTCGAAGCGCTCTGGTACCTGCGCCAGGACGTGCTGACGAGCCTCGCCGAGATCGACGGCGAGCCGTCGGCCCGCCGCCAGATGCGCCGCATCAACAGCCTGTTCAAGGGCGGATTGCCGCAAACGATGGGCCCGCGCGTCCACCGTTTCACGGCCTGAGGCGCCACCCTTCCCGCGCGGGCACCCTGCCCGGCTTTCTTATTCGAACGCGCTAGTGGTGGTGATGGCCGTGGTGCGCGTCCCGGTGTCCCCACACCATGAAGACGTCACGCCCGTCGAGCGCCATTTCCACCTTCGCACCCACCGGCAGCAGCACCTTGGTCGGCACATGGCCGAAGGGAAGCCCGGTCAGCACGGGCACTTTCAGCTGACTGCGCAGCCGATCGACCACCGTGCGGAGGCTGAAGCCTTTGTCGTGCGGCACCTTCTTGAATGACGTGAACTGACCCAGCACCACCGCGCGCTGACGCGCCAGCACGCCCGCATGCCGAAGCTGATCGAGCATGCGCTCGAGGCGGTAGGGATGCTCGTGCACGTCCTCCAGGAAAAGCACCCCTTTGTCGACGCCCGGGAAATAGGGCGTGCCCAGCAGGCTCACCAGCACCGACAGGTTGCCGCCCCACAGCACGGCGTCGTGCACATGGCGCAGCGTCGGCGCCTCGCCGTCACGCGCGGGCAGGCGCCATCCGGTGCCCTCGCCCTGGCCGCAGATCAGGTCGTCGAAGCAGGCTTCCATGATGTCGTCCGGGCCATCCA
The sequence above is drawn from the Variovorax sp. J2L1-78 genome and encodes:
- a CDS encoding ABC transporter permease, which encodes MKPVLVNGTHGAVTPVRYDGGRLARAAGFAREVARNRPALVGLVLMLLVVATATVGRWFFPGDPWDMAGAPMLWPGEDAEHPLGTDFMGRDLATGLVSGAGVSLLIGLVGTFISAFVGITIGALAGYYRGRVDAVLLRVIEVFQTVPSFVLAVVLVALFKPSVATVVFAIGIVSWPPTARLVRSQFLQLREREFVLAGRTAGMSHARLILTQILPNALPPVIVVSTLAVAHAIQTEAALAFLGLGDPNVMSWGTIIGSGREQVTDAWYICGLPGLAIVVTVLAFNLLGEGLNDAMNPHLRRR
- a CDS encoding ABC transporter permease, whose translation is MSRRTASPLWGFLKKRLLQVLPVVFGIALLNFLILQVAPGDVVDVMAGEAGAATPEYMAQLRASFGLDQPLYLQLGHYLWNIATLDLGFSFRQNMPVFDLVVDRLPATLLLMVAAIVIALVLGVTLGVLSALKVHTWVDNLASLFVLAAYAMPTFWLGLMAIVLFSARLGWLPSGGMVDISANHTGFAWVVDVARHAVLPAVTLATFYLAVYAKLVRSAMLELYGADFIRTARAKGAGETRITLVHTLRNALLPLVTMLGFQIASLLSGAVLVESVFSWPGLGRLAFEAILARDFNLLLGILLLSSILVTLINILVDVLYAWLDPRVQLASAGAHA
- a CDS encoding ABC transporter substrate-binding protein produces the protein MHSNRRHFIHSTATLGAIALADSLFALSAFAQTTGTKPVRGGILNVAVSPEPTLLTSAFITTMNIGQVSSKVLEGLVSYDLKLQPVPELATSWEVAPDGLTVTFHLRKGVKWHDGKDFSAADVKYTLLEVWKPLHPFGRAAFANVTAVDTPDPHTVIVRLSSPAPYLLNYINTYGAQVLPKHLYEGTDVLKNPANNAPVGTGPFVFKEWVKGSHVRLERNPNYWGRGPGGEQQPYLDGVVFKFIPDAAARTVALEAGELDVALGSSIPLSNLNKFSDKAKYTINLDDGRYLATIFLTQFNVRRPALSDKRVRQAFAHAVDRNALLKVVFLGYGKPATGPVPSSVVNYYSPETRQYPYDLKKAAALLDEAGLKPGKDGKRLKITLDFDAGGGVTATRPAEFIKQSLARVGVDVELRGGDTATYLRRIFNDQDYDLMISSLHRLPDPTLGVQRLFWTQNIVKGAPWTNGSGYSNPALDRIMEAAGGEADVAKRKALIKEWQQIVQEDLPVLDLVEQTWVTVSTARLHKQVLQGDGLFASYGDAWLDAKK
- a CDS encoding ABC transporter substrate-binding protein, with protein sequence MSTEISTAMVSSLNRRLLLQGSLAAATLPMLGTGHAQQPQSASPQRGGALVISLAPEPQIITAAFLTTMQVTMIAGKISEGLVWFDDKLQPQPELAESWAFAPDGLSLTLRLRRGVKWHDGHDFTSADVAFSLLNVWQKIHPGGRLAYASVQAVDTPDAHTAILRLSRPTPYLLSFLNVYGAQVVPKHLYEGTDLLKNPANTAPIGTGPFRFKEWVRGSHIALERNPNYWRPGLPYLDGVVFKFIPDAAARSVALASGEVQVALASNIPVSNLKQFSDKKKFAINTTDGSYLASIQLATVNVRKPALADKRVRQALMYALDREALLRVVFGGYGKVASSSIPSTVPAFHSAKGRQYRHDPKQAEALLDAAGLPRKADGKRLKLTLDYGSGSLEATRTAEFMKQYYGRVGVDLELRASDAGVYIRRVFGDADYDLFLTSLHNLPDPSLGVQRWYWSKNIAKGVPWTNGAGYVNPELDRVMEAAAVELDPAKRRSLVDEWQAIVQEEVPILDLIELDWTTVSSSRYRKVRAQGDGLYASLADAYLLSAD
- a CDS encoding MetQ/NlpA family ABC transporter substrate-binding protein, which codes for MRFLSSRPPSSRRPSRLALALVSWLVAGAAQAADLSVGFMPGPYRDAFAKGIEPLLKQQGYTVKYVEFSQGVQPNDAVERGQIDANIFQHTLYLEATNQRQGFNLVPIVNVPTPPMGLYSQRYKSLAAVPDGATVTLPSDPVNATRALNLLAALGWLQLKPNVNPLSVSERDVTANPKRLKLVPIEAAQAPRSLADADVVAVQGNFAVASGLKLTDALKLEDMTQPYVNVVAVKRGNENAPFAKDIVRAYQSAEFQAFFKANPVWAGYRLPDYFGK
- a CDS encoding MFS transporter; amino-acid sequence: MRAMSSSRPPASPASITAADRDSRHAAIALGATLPGDTVLYLLLPMYGAAFGVTLAEVGLLLAANRLVRIAGYGWVARFYARHGDRPTCTLAVVAAAFCALGYATLSGFWALLPLRLVWGLCFAALNLATQALATAEPVGAALRSGRSRAFIALGPVLALPAGAVLAQAAGPRPIFVLLALVALGGLFATRRLPSVPHPTLGPSRPRPRRPNALDTWSFLEGFTLDGLFIIGLSFLGKDLLPGSAVVAAGVLLAMRYGAEIVLSPVGGRMAQRWGAERLLVVLSLITAVALLGFGTGWLWSCAAAIVVLRALQLPLLAPIVAHRHPGSGRVQALAARSVWRDIGAGTGPLVAGLVLPVVSSLWVYGAAALLLALAALACGRGAPSAASAR
- a CDS encoding LysR substrate-binding domain-containing protein, with the protein product MPPPLPPLHAVRAFVVAARHQSFTRAAVELHVTHGAVSRQVKALETHLGVPLFERLTRQVVLTADGQAFFADAAAALAQIGAAATALRARAPARAVRINVRPSFAVRWLIPRLPAFVAQYPGIEPQVVTSTAVPSKAVDGFDVAIRRGLQGWPPSIQVKPFLDDEVQVVGAPALFNTQGVDAPTALAAHVLLSARTRKSDWDDWQRAAGLVRLKPAGRLQFDHLHLVLQAALDGLGVAMGPTSLVAQDLAQGRLLSPLPHLRMPLERYYYGLALDARPEAQFFTDWLEDTRRAGP
- a CDS encoding adenylate/guanylate cyclase domain-containing protein encodes the protein MGANSTVVFADLTGSTRVFEAMGNARATDTVTRLTQWIGGVCEAHGGRVVKMLGDGVLAIFPAGDIATAAVLELQRNHQKRLQAWPAALRMDLQIGVASGDVLEVDGDCYGDAVNLASRLSDLAGPGQIWVTESVVEQLKEGEVRHRNLGPITIRGKNETPIVHRIDWQEEMSEFLTMPATLAQTNRAVDSSFGQIELSWLDVRALFSAADLPIHLGRVDEAQFVVNDPRVSRLHARIEARQGSCVLVDVSTYGTWVRFHGSAGVSGEIALRRDECVLHGSGEIGLGAPLSDFSAPTITFNTTGGELVLGRRDAR
- a CDS encoding LD-carboxypeptidase, with translation MSKHIYIYSPSSAVRDKAAFRRGVKRLQALGHTVEVDEAALSSHQRFAGDDETRLAAIGRAAASGAQIALISRGGYGLTRILDAIPYKAVAKAVSRGTEFVGLSDFTAFQNALLAKTGAVSWAGPSVGEDFGAVDGPDDIMEACFDDLICGQGEGTGWRLPARDGEAPTLRHVHDAVLWGGNLSVLVSLLGTPYFPGVDKGVLFLEDVHEHPYRLERMLDQLRHAGVLARQRAVVLGQFTSFKKVPHDKGFSLRTVVDRLRSQLKVPVLTGLPFGHVPTKVLLPVGAKVEMALDGRDVFMVWGHRDAHHGHHHH